From a single Sorghum bicolor cultivar BTx623 chromosome 5, Sorghum_bicolor_NCBIv3, whole genome shotgun sequence genomic region:
- the LOC8064382 gene encoding carotenoid cleavage dioxygenase 8 homolog A, chloroplastic, giving the protein MATYPSTLGAAPKSFFLSNSLFNISLGTATPSRISSVKAAGECWTKHPAWTNVRQERWEGHLAVEGHLPTWLNGTYLRNGPGLWEVGDHSSHHIFDGYATLVRISFRRGCATGAHRQVESDAYKAARAHGRPLHREFSQLCPSEPGTLLDRVRDVVGLASGTLLTDNANVSVLPLGDGRVLCLTEATKGSVLIDPETLDTIGKFRYADRLWGLLQSAHPVVTGNELLTLLPDMFRRGHRVVRMAAGSNERKMVGRVHCRGGQAPGWVHSFAVTEKYIVVPEMPLRYSLAGVLKSQMTPWYLFDWLPESGSYMHAICRFTGKTVASVEVPPFMALHFINAYEQGDAIIADCCEYYADPSVIKALALRRLRSPGMNNDAFPDVRVARFSIPLDGTLMGELETVLDPEVHGRGVEMPSINPAYQGKEYRYVYACSARRPCNFLNCLTKIDLGEKEAKNWHELGSVPSEPFFVARPGGSDEDDGVVISIVSTMEGDGYALLLDAMTFQEIARVRLPYGLPYGFHGCWIPENV; this is encoded by the exons ATGGCCACCTACCCCTCCACGCTAGGCGCTGCTCCTAAATCATTCTTCTTGTCCAACTCTCTCTTCAATATCAGCTTGGGAACGGCAACTCCTAGCCGTATCAGCTCGGTGAAGGCCGCTGGAGAGTGCTGGACGAAGCATCCTGCCTGGACCAATGTCCGGCAAGAACGGTGGGAGGGTCATTTGGCCGTGGAAGGACACCTGCCTACTTGGCTG AATGGCACGTACCTAAGGAACGGGCCAGGTCTCTGGGAAGTCGGCGACCACTCCTCCCACCACATATTCGACGGGTACGCCACACTGGTGCGCATCTCCTTCCGGCGAGGATGCGCCACCGGAGCACATCGTCAGGTCGAGTCGGACGCGTACAAAGCTGCCCGGGCGCACGGCCGTCCTCTCCACCGGGAATTCTCCCAACTGTGTCCCTCGGAGCCTGGAACCCTGCTCGACCGCGTGCGCGACGTCGTCGGCCTCGCAAGCGGCACTTTGCTCACCGACAACGCCAACGTCTCCGTGCTTCCTCTAGGGGATGGCCGGGTGCTGTGCCTCACCGAGGCCACCAAGGGCTCCGTCCTGATAGACCCGGAAACTCTCGACACAATCGGCAAGTTTCGGTACGCGGATAGGCTATGGGGCTTGCTGCAGTCCGCGCACCCGGTTGTGACAGGGAACGAGCTGTTGACGCTGCTCCCGGACATGTTCCGCCGTGGCCATCGTGTGGTCAGGATGGCAGCCGGGAGCAACGAGAGGAAAATGGTCGGGAGAGTGCACTGCCGGGGAGGGCAAGCACCGGGATGGGTGCATTCCTTCGCCGTGACGGAGAAGTACATCGTCGTGCCGGAGATGCCCCTCCGATACTCCCTCGCCGGCGTTCTCAAGTCTCAGATGACACCTTGGTATCTCTTCGACTGGCTACCGGAGTCTGGGAGCTACATGCATGCCATATGCAGGTTCACCGGAAAGACT GTGGCGAGCGTGGAGGTTCCTCCGTTCATGGCATTACACTTCATTAACGCATACGAACAAGGAGATGCGATCATTGCTGACTGCTGCGAGTACTATGCCGATCCTTCTGTCATCAAGGCACTTGCACTGCGTAGACTAAGATCTCCCGGGATGAACAATGATGCATTCCCTGATGTTAG GGTTGCCCGGTTCAGTATACCACTGGATGGAACCCTCATGGGTGAGCTGGAGACTGTGCTGGACCCTGAGGTGCATGGCCGGGGAGTGGAGATGCCTTCCATCAATCCGGCTTACCAGGGTAAGGAATACCGTTATGTGTACGCGTGTAGCGCGCGAAGGCCATGCAATTTCTTGAACTGCCTCACCAAGATCGATCTTGGGGAGAAAGAGGCCAAGAACTGGCACGAGCTGGGCTCTGTGCCATCAGAGCCCTTTTTTGTGGCGAGGCCAGGGGgatctgatgaagatgacg GGGTTGTGATCTCCATCGTAAGCACCATGGAAGGTGATGGGTATGCGCTACTGCTGGACGCCATGACTTTTCAGGAAATTGCTCGAGTAAGGCTCCCCTACGGCCTACCATACGGCTTCCATGGCTGCTGGATTCCAGAGAATGTATGA